Proteins co-encoded in one Pseudarthrobacter chlorophenolicus A6 genomic window:
- the gluQRS gene encoding tRNA glutamyl-Q(34) synthetase GluQRS gives MTLAGRFAPSPSGELHVGNLRTAMLAWLFARSTGRTFLLRVEDLDRARAGAEAVQLRDLAAIGVDWDGAVVRQTDRGTLYEEAIGRLQSAGLTYECFCTRREIQEAPSAPHAPQGAYPGTCRNLDAAELEYKRSTRPAAIRLRASVSEYTVRDALHGSYTGAVDDFVLRRNDGVTAYNLAVVVDDAEQGIDQVVRGDDLLPSTPRQAYLASLLNIPVPEYAHVPLVVNSDGVRLAKRDGAVTLADLDAAGMPVGEVRDRLLASLGLPPGTLDQALAAFNPAGVPTAAWVWEGVVNKR, from the coding sequence ATGACATTGGCCGGCCGCTTCGCCCCCAGTCCTTCCGGCGAACTGCACGTGGGCAACCTCCGCACCGCCATGCTTGCCTGGCTCTTCGCCCGCTCCACCGGCCGCACCTTCCTCCTGCGCGTCGAGGACCTGGACCGGGCGCGCGCTGGAGCTGAAGCCGTCCAGCTGCGTGACCTCGCCGCGATAGGGGTGGACTGGGACGGTGCCGTGGTCCGGCAGACCGACCGCGGAACCTTGTACGAGGAGGCCATCGGGCGCCTGCAGTCTGCAGGCCTGACCTATGAGTGCTTCTGCACCCGCCGGGAAATCCAGGAAGCCCCCTCCGCCCCGCATGCGCCGCAGGGCGCCTACCCCGGGACCTGCAGAAACCTCGACGCCGCGGAGCTCGAGTACAAGCGGTCCACCCGGCCGGCGGCCATCCGGTTGCGCGCCTCCGTTAGTGAGTACACCGTCCGGGATGCCCTGCATGGCAGCTACACCGGTGCAGTGGATGACTTTGTGCTCCGCCGCAACGACGGCGTCACCGCCTACAACCTGGCAGTGGTGGTGGACGATGCCGAGCAGGGCATCGACCAGGTGGTCCGCGGCGATGACCTGCTTCCCTCGACCCCCCGGCAGGCATATCTCGCCTCCCTTCTGAATATTCCGGTTCCGGAATATGCGCATGTCCCGTTGGTGGTGAATTCCGACGGCGTCCGGCTGGCCAAGCGGGACGGTGCCGTAACGCTTGCGGATCTTGATGCGGCGGGGATGCCTGTTGGTGAGGTCCGGGACCGGCTGCTGGCGTCTCTCGGCCTACCGCCGGGGACGCTGGACCAGGCGCTGGCGGCCTTTAATCCCGCCGGAGTGCCAACCGCGGCCTGGGTCTGGGAAGGAGTTGTCAACAAACGTTGA
- a CDS encoding Lrp/AsnC family transcriptional regulator: protein MQELDATDRRILRALDEDPRVPIMVLAQRLGLARGTVQSRLERMTAAGALRPNSSRVLPAALGRGVAASVSAELDQSHLNEAIAALRNIPEVLECHAPAGDTDLLIRVVATSPDDLYRVSEEIRLCPGIVRTSTSMFLREVIPYRTTGLLDG from the coding sequence TTGCAGGAACTCGACGCCACGGACCGGCGGATCCTCCGGGCGCTGGACGAGGACCCGAGGGTTCCCATCATGGTGCTGGCCCAGCGGCTGGGGCTGGCGCGCGGGACGGTGCAGTCGCGCCTGGAGCGGATGACGGCGGCCGGAGCCCTCCGGCCCAACAGCAGCAGGGTCCTTCCCGCAGCCTTGGGCCGCGGGGTGGCGGCGTCGGTAAGCGCAGAACTGGACCAAAGCCACCTCAATGAGGCGATCGCCGCCCTGCGGAACATTCCGGAGGTCCTCGAGTGCCACGCACCAGCCGGCGACACGGACCTCCTGATCCGGGTGGTGGCCACCAGCCCGGACGACCTGTACCGGGTCTCGGAGGAGATCCGGCTGTGCCCGGGGATCGTCCGCACTTCCACCAGCATGTTCCTGCGCGAAGTCATTCCCTACCGCACCACGGGGCTGCTGGACGGATAG